The sequence below is a genomic window from Actinokineospora baliensis.
GAATCCACAACGCACACGGCACGGCGATGAGCAGCGCTATAGGCGCGACGACCTTCATGGACCAGTCGGCGTTGTCGGTGAGCCTGAGCACGAGACCGTTGAGCGACTGGTTACCCGCCCAGTAGATCGGCCCGATCCGCTGCGGGTCCTGCACCGCGTGCCACCAGAACTGGGTGAAGTCGTGCCGGATCAGCAGGAACACCAACCCCTGCAACACCAGGAACGTCCCCACCGCCCGCCCGGCGTCCGCCCACCGCTTCTTCAGCAGCAAGTGCCCCACGAACACCAACGGCGTCAACTTCACCGCCGCGGCCGCTCCGATCAGCACACCACCGAACCGGCTCCCCCGAGCCCCCACCACCAGGACGTCGACCACGACCATGGCCATCAGCACGATGTTGATCTGCCCGAGGAAGACCGTCCGCCACACCGGCTCCAACCCCAGCAGCACCACCCCGAGCACCACGGCCGTCCGCGTCGGATCCATCCACTGTGGACGCTCAGGCAGGGCGGCGACGCACACCCGGATGACCACCCCGAGCAACAAGACGGACACCGCCGCCAGAATCCCCCAAGCCACCTGCGTCGGCACCAACGCCAACGGCACGAAAAAGACGGCGGCGGTGGGCGGATACGTGAACGGCAACCGCGCCCAAGACGGCTCCCCGCTCAAGAACATCCGGTCGTACAACGGCTCCCCCTGGAGCAGCGCGACCGCCCCAGACCGGTACACCGCGTTGTCCACACCGAGGTGCCACCCCAGCAACCACCCCACCACACCGGCCACAACACACACCACCGGCACCACAACCGCGCCCAAGAACGGCCGAACGCGCACTACAGACTCGGTCACCCCCACAGCCAACCACGGCCCTCTTAC
It includes:
- a CDS encoding glycosyltransferase 87 family protein, translated to MTESVVRVRPFLGAVVVPVVCVVAGVVGWLLGWHLGVDNAVYRSGAVALLQGEPLYDRMFLSGEPSWARLPFTYPPTAAVFFVPLALVPTQVAWGILAAVSVLLLGVVIRVCVAALPERPQWMDPTRTAVVLGVVLLGLEPVWRTVFLGQINIVLMAMVVVDVLVVGARGSRFGGVLIGAAAAVKLTPLVFVGHLLLKKRWADAGRAVGTFLVLQGLVFLLIRHDFTQFWWHAVQDPQRIGPIYWAGNQSLNGLVLRLTDNADWSMKVVAPIALLIAVPCALWIRRLSPLPALLVTAFFGLLVSPVSWSHHWVWAVPLVVYLLSRLPDRDPSRKQLAPAVAVVLVFASCVLLAMRNGKAVEFDWTVLEYVIGSAYLLVPLVAGAILLARRR